In the Telopea speciosissima isolate NSW1024214 ecotype Mountain lineage chromosome 2, Tspe_v1, whole genome shotgun sequence genome, one interval contains:
- the LOC122651867 gene encoding pentatricopeptide repeat-containing protein At1g62914, mitochondrial-like, with protein sequence MDAKLPQFIISKQIFRWGSVNKYISSYLCATHFQISTENDQNQPYNIEFQSKVVLLKNELYPDKLIRVLDSTNNLNAAVKIFKWASLQKRFRHTADTYSWIILKLGMAGNIREMDFFCNEMIKAKCSYAEEALVPVIDSFVRNHRLTEALRVLEVMKLGNYKPSVITYNVMLGSLVKEGSDFQSVLFFYKEMVKAGIVPNIDTLNHLLEALFQANRIISAIDQFRRMSMKGCSPNSRTFEILITSLCARNQVDESVSFLKEMFEQRCIGDRRFYNITIPIFCQVSRPDQAIRLFRMMRSSGFVPETFVYRILIQCLCENPELDEAIKLLEDMIETGLTPEADVYVDIVNGFCKVGQFSEARDFLDDNSISEVDPHNALLLGYCNAGNFFKAYKYLQKMVERNIADSFSWSILIRRLCENGGVRKTFEVLSRMIISSYVPECAIHSALVVGQCKVKKYESALELFYWVRAKYWLLDYDSYAELVEGLCHVAKLKEATEVLQYMSSSGCPLRASSLNVLIEAFCSSGKMDEAIRLRLLAFSSGTVCSPLAYTTIMHGLCNTNNAKYVLVLFSQMLVEGCALDVETYHVLLNGMCMQNRTNDCALLFGQMVANGSEPNSKALSKVLLFMAHHSQLHTITHTIEKLASKDEVLHPAMYNIVINGLLNEGQKHEACRFLDRMLEKGWVPDAVTHGLLIGTIGKEEIDGGTDIHDNFILQDKVGNILAEGLE encoded by the coding sequence ATGGACGCAAAGCTCCCACAGTTTATTATCTCCAAGCAAATTTTCAGATGGGGTTctgtaaataaatatatttcttCGTATTTATGCGCAACCCATTTTCAAATTTCTactgaaaatgatcaaaaccaGCCATACAATATTGAATTTCAATCAAAAGTTGTTCTTTTGAAGAACGAGCTTTACCCAGATAAACTAATTCGTGTTTTGGATTCTACAAACAATTTGAACGCTGCGGTCAAGATATTCAAATGGGCTTCTCTTCAAAAACGCTTCCGTCATACTGCAGACACGTATAGCTGGATAATTCTGAAGCTGGGTATGGCTGGAAATATTCGGGAAATGGATTTCTTTTGCAATGAGATGATAAAGGCAAAATGCTCATATGCAGAAGAAGCTTTGGTTCCGGTGATTGATTCGTTTGTTAGAAATCATAGGCTGACAGAAGCTTTAAGGGTTCTCGAGGTAATGAAATTGGGTAACTATAAGCCTTCAGTCATTACCTATAATGTTATGCTGGGTTCTCTTGTGAAGGAGGGGAGTGATTTTCAATCTGTCTTGTTCTTTTATAAGGAGATGGTGAAAGCTGGGATCGTTCCCAATATTGATACATTGAATCATTTGTTGGAGGCACTGTTCCAAGCCAATAGAATTATCTCTGCCATAGATCAATTCAGAAGAATGAGCATGAAAGGCTGTAGTCCTAATAGTAGGACATTTGAGATATTGATAACCAGTCTTTGTGCTAGAAACCAAGTTGATGAATCAGTCTCATTTTTGAAAGAGATGTTTGAGCAAAGGTGCATTGGAGATAGAAGATTTTATAATATTACCATACCTATTTTTTGTCAGGTTAGTAGGCCAGACCAGGCAATTAGGTTATTTAGAATGATGAGATCTTCTGGTTTTGTGCCTGAAACATTTGTTTATCGGATTCTGATTCAGTGCTTATGTGAGAACCCAGAGTTGGATGAGGCAATTAAGCTTCTTGAGGATATGATAGAAACTGGTTTAACTCCTGAGGCTGATGTCTATGTGGATATTGTGAATGGGTTTTGTAAAGTTGGGCAATTTAGTGAAGCAAGAGACTTTTTGGATGACAACTCCATTTCAGAAGTTGATCCTCACAATGCTTTGCTCCTTGGTTATTGCAATGCCGGTAACTTTTTCAAGGCCTATAAATATCTTCAGAAGATGGTTGAAAGGAATATAGCAGATAGCTTTTCTTGGAGTATTCTTATTCGGAGACTTTGTGAGAATGGAGGAGTCAGAAAAACTTTTGAAGTTCTCAGTAGAATGATCATATCGTCGTATGTCCCTGAGTGTGCTATTCACTCTGCTCTTGTTGTTGGCCAGTGTAAAGTTAAAAAATATGAATCAGCCCTAGAGCTATTTTATTGGGTCCGTGCCAAATATTGGCTGTTAGATTATGACTCTTATGCAGAGTTGGTTGAAGGTCTTTGTCATGTGGCAAAGTTAAAAGAAGCTACTGAAGTGTTGCAGTATATGTCTAGCAGTGGATGCCCTCTCAGAGCTTCCTCGTTGAATGTGTTGATTGAAGCTTTTTGTTCAAGTGGAAAGATGGATGAAGCAATCAGACTACGATTGTTGGCCTTCTCTTCTGGCACTGTATGTAGTCCTTTAGCATACACTACTATTATGCACGGGTTATGCAATACAAACAATGCAAAATATGTTTTAGTTCTCTTCTCGCAAATGTTGGTCGAGGGTTGTGCTTTAGATGTAGAAACATACCATGTCCTATTAAATGGGATGTGTATGCAGAACAGAACAAATGATTGTGCTCTATTGTTTGGGCAGATGGTTGCAAATGGTTCAGAACCCAATTCAAAAGCACTAAGTAAAGTGCTGCTTTTTATGGCCCATCATTCTCAGTTGCATACAATTACCCACACAATAGAAAAGCTTGCTTCTAAGGATGAAGTTCTTCATCCAGCAATGTACAATATTGTGATCAATGGCCTCTTAAATGAGGGTCAGAAACATGAGGCCTGTAGGTTTTTGGATCGGATGTTGGAAAAGGGGTGGGTCCCTGATGCTGTTACTCATGGGTTGTTGATTGGGACCATTGGCAAAGAAGAAATTGATGGGGGAACCGACATTCATGATAATTTTATACTGCAGGATAAAGTTGGCAACATACTGGCTGAGGGCTTGGAGTAA